The Lacipirellula parvula genome window below encodes:
- a CDS encoding FAD-dependent oxidoreductase produces MLRSLHTLTLALAAMATLTNSFFATTAVGAEAPKTIDLTDYDVVIAGGSTAAFAAAIASAESGARTALLEPTDWVGGQLTSSGVPAVDEAWHTIQPKSPATEAYSVAKVARTPANITPSFHALMEGLENPANCWVSRFCYCPDSFVRQLEPLQAKVGDKLTVYLDTVVKNVETSPDGKRIISITAIERKPRAGVLHNGYDRLPSQDLADWYSPHDSARFTKRVLKFAAAPGAKRSPVFIEATEWGEVLALADAPYLQGVESTDGGLEGDDRGGQATVYCFVEEFLENPADEPKANVPLDRMGFATYEGRDDAWEKVWTYRRIRGKGAPAPGDLCLQNWGYSDKVGNGGNDYPFGYLFPSKADAAATRDDWQGGVDVKVLAGAEERALGWHEWFKANAPEGINPKQIVLNSSVLGTGHGLAKLPYIRDTRRSIGLDGYVLPMEDMVGEIAERTGTKFDDRIALGAYPADIHPITGFTFPKYVYKYHDTLPFYIPFRSLTNDRVENMLVAGKTMAQSFLANSATRLHPTEWSTGTAAGVAAAYMAKTGKTSRQALESIDEVQKLVAEKTPIDWTIPTDAVSEVAKK; encoded by the coding sequence ATGCTTCGCTCGCTGCACACGCTCACGCTCGCTCTCGCCGCGATGGCGACGCTTACGAACTCGTTCTTCGCAACGACCGCCGTTGGCGCTGAGGCGCCGAAGACCATCGATCTCACCGACTACGACGTCGTCATCGCCGGCGGTTCGACGGCCGCGTTCGCCGCCGCGATCGCCTCCGCAGAGAGCGGCGCCCGCACGGCGCTGCTCGAACCAACCGACTGGGTCGGCGGCCAACTCACCAGCAGCGGCGTCCCCGCCGTCGACGAGGCGTGGCACACGATCCAACCCAAATCGCCCGCCACCGAAGCCTACAGCGTCGCCAAGGTCGCCCGCACGCCGGCGAACATCACCCCCAGCTTCCACGCGCTGATGGAGGGCCTCGAAAATCCCGCCAATTGCTGGGTGAGCCGCTTCTGCTACTGCCCCGACAGCTTCGTGCGGCAACTCGAACCGCTGCAAGCGAAGGTCGGTGATAAGCTCACCGTCTATCTCGACACGGTGGTGAAGAACGTCGAAACGAGTCCCGACGGCAAGCGGATCATTTCGATCACCGCGATCGAGCGCAAGCCTCGCGCCGGCGTGCTCCACAACGGATACGATCGTCTGCCGTCGCAAGACCTCGCCGACTGGTACTCGCCCCACGACTCCGCGCGGTTCACGAAGCGCGTCCTGAAGTTCGCCGCCGCCCCCGGCGCCAAGCGCTCGCCCGTCTTCATCGAAGCGACCGAGTGGGGCGAAGTTCTCGCGCTCGCCGATGCCCCGTATCTGCAAGGGGTCGAGTCGACCGACGGCGGCCTCGAAGGCGACGACCGCGGCGGGCAAGCGACCGTCTACTGCTTCGTCGAAGAGTTCCTCGAGAACCCCGCCGACGAACCGAAAGCGAACGTGCCGCTCGATCGCATGGGTTTCGCCACCTACGAAGGTCGCGACGACGCCTGGGAGAAGGTGTGGACCTATCGTCGCATCCGCGGCAAAGGCGCCCCGGCGCCAGGCGACCTCTGCCTGCAAAACTGGGGTTACTCCGACAAGGTCGGCAACGGCGGCAACGACTACCCGTTCGGCTACCTCTTCCCCTCGAAAGCCGATGCCGCCGCGACGCGCGACGATTGGCAAGGCGGCGTCGACGTCAAAGTCCTCGCCGGCGCCGAAGAACGCGCCCTTGGTTGGCATGAGTGGTTCAAAGCCAACGCTCCGGAAGGAATCAACCCAAAGCAGATCGTGCTCAACTCGTCGGTCCTCGGCACGGGCCACGGCCTCGCGAAGCTGCCGTACATTCGAGACACCCGCCGCTCGATCGGCCTCGACGGCTACGTGCTGCCGATGGAGGACATGGTCGGCGAAATCGCCGAGCGCACCGGCACAAAGTTCGACGACCGCATCGCCCTCGGCGCCTACCCCGCCGACATCCACCCGATCACCGGCTTCACGTTCCCGAAGTACGTTTACAAGTACCACGACACGCTGCCGTTCTACATTCCGTTCCGCTCGCTGACGAACGACCGCGTCGAGAACATGCTCGTCGCCGGCAAGACGATGGCCCAAAGCTTCCTCGCCAACTCGGCGACGCGGCTCCACCCGACCGAATGGTCGACCGGCACCGCCGCCGGCGTGGCCGCCGCGTACATGGCGAAGACCGGCAAGACCTCGCGACAGGCGCTCGAGTCGATCGACGAGGTCCAAAAGCTGGTGGCGGAGAAGACGCCTATCGATTGGACGATTCCGACGGATGCGGTAAGCGAAGTAGCCAAGAAGTAA
- a CDS encoding sigma-54 interaction domain-containing protein, with the protein MNARRLASPPHTSGLVGSSAATCRLRAEIARAAPFASNVLITGPSGAGKELVAREVHALSARAGGPFVPVDCASLVGELMASQLFGHVAGAFTGANCDAVGCFQAANGGTLFLDEIGEMELPLQAKLLRVVQERVVTPVGSYAGRPIDVRIVAATNRNLLREVREGRFREDLYYRLHVVHLQASALRDRPDDIPALAATFLQQLAGEGLPCCTLSLEAIAALMAYAWPGNVRQLRNVLEQSVIEAAEPTITGRSIERLLEEEQYYDEPLTDESAKELAAALPSPPLLPPLPASPAWMTLAELEREHLVRTLELTYFNRAAAARLLGISRQALLRKIERHGLA; encoded by the coding sequence ATGAATGCGCGCCGGTTGGCGAGCCCCCCGCACACATCGGGGCTCGTCGGGTCGTCGGCGGCGACGTGTCGTTTGCGCGCGGAAATCGCGCGGGCGGCTCCGTTCGCTTCGAATGTTCTCATCACAGGCCCCAGCGGCGCCGGCAAAGAGCTGGTCGCGCGGGAAGTCCATGCGCTTAGCGCACGGGCGGGCGGGCCATTCGTGCCGGTTGACTGTGCATCGCTCGTCGGCGAACTGATGGCCAGCCAACTCTTTGGCCATGTCGCCGGGGCGTTCACCGGGGCTAACTGCGACGCCGTCGGTTGCTTTCAAGCGGCCAACGGCGGGACGCTGTTTCTCGATGAAATCGGCGAGATGGAGTTGCCGCTGCAGGCCAAGCTACTTCGCGTGGTGCAGGAGCGCGTCGTCACGCCCGTTGGTAGCTACGCCGGCCGACCGATCGACGTCCGCATCGTCGCGGCAACGAATCGCAACTTGCTGCGCGAGGTTCGCGAAGGCCGCTTTCGCGAAGACCTGTACTATCGCCTGCATGTGGTCCACTTACAGGCATCTGCGCTCCGCGACCGGCCGGACGACATTCCCGCCCTGGCAGCGACGTTCCTCCAGCAACTCGCCGGCGAGGGACTGCCATGCTGCACGCTGTCGCTGGAGGCGATCGCGGCCCTCATGGCGTACGCGTGGCCGGGGAACGTGCGGCAACTGCGGAACGTGCTCGAGCAAAGCGTCATCGAAGCGGCCGAGCCGACGATCACGGGCCGCAGTATCGAGCGGCTGCTCGAAGAGGAGCAGTACTACGACGAGCCTCTCACGGATGAGTCGGCTAAGGAGCTCGCCGCAGCACTACCGTCTCCGCCGCTGCTCCCGCCTCTTCCAGCGTCGCCCGCTTGGATGACGCTCGCCGAGTTGGAACGCGAGCATCTTGTGCGAACGCTCGAACTCACCTACTTCAATCGCGCAGCCGCGGCGCGATTGCTCGGCATCAGCCGGCAGGCGCTCCTGCGGAAGATCGAGCGTCACGGCCTCGCATAA
- a CDS encoding response regulator: MNSTFRRIDDLAIVDAAPQDYAPLLADDRFDDLTCRRYTTGDAALRDVDSTRATLWMVNLRLPDMPGVSFLQLLRQRGQRCPIFLIADEHSLEDELAARAAGASAYLCKPVNGAWLRLCRDAVSRAAVRRGAPQSMS; the protein is encoded by the coding sequence ATGAACTCCACATTTCGGCGCATCGACGATCTCGCGATCGTCGACGCCGCTCCCCAAGATTACGCCCCACTCCTCGCGGACGATCGCTTCGACGATCTCACTTGCCGCCGCTACACGACCGGCGACGCCGCGCTCCGCGACGTCGACTCGACGCGAGCCACCCTCTGGATGGTCAACCTGCGACTTCCCGACATGCCGGGAGTCAGCTTCTTGCAACTGCTTCGTCAACGCGGGCAACGCTGCCCGATCTTCTTGATCGCCGACGAGCACTCACTCGAAGACGAACTCGCCGCTCGTGCGGCCGGCGCGTCGGCCTACCTCTGCAAGCCGGTAAACGGCGCTTGGCTCCGCTTATGTCGCGACGCCGTTTCTCGTGCCGCGGTTCGTCGCGGCGCTCCGCAATCGATGAGTTAA
- a CDS encoding PEP-CTERM sorting domain-containing protein has translation MTPNLIPRLLLAAIAACGGVSLLPSTAHAVPISIFNTGTDPSNNAWPGIGVPDIHYFYTLSQTTGVPVTVDHTNWPIFGGPWVPNNPNSRWIGPNANSQGPAGAYTYATQFTLPPLTNLSTVSVSGLWATDDPGVNIEINNISTGQLSAGFTTLVPFSITSGFQIGVNTIEFLVSNAGGPTGLRVDKVVGSYQLVPEPATIALGGMALVGVVALRRRGRTASL, from the coding sequence ATGACACCCAACTTAATCCCACGTCTCCTCCTCGCCGCAATCGCGGCGTGCGGCGGGGTTAGCCTGCTGCCTTCAACAGCTCACGCCGTCCCCATCTCGATCTTCAACACCGGCACGGACCCCTCGAACAATGCCTGGCCCGGCATCGGCGTCCCCGACATTCACTACTTCTACACCCTCTCGCAAACCACCGGCGTGCCGGTCACGGTCGACCATACCAACTGGCCGATCTTCGGCGGGCCATGGGTGCCGAACAACCCGAACTCGCGGTGGATCGGACCCAACGCCAACAGCCAAGGCCCCGCCGGCGCCTACACCTACGCCACGCAGTTCACGCTGCCGCCGCTGACGAACCTCAGCACCGTGAGCGTCAGCGGCCTATGGGCGACCGACGATCCAGGGGTGAACATCGAGATCAACAATATCTCCACCGGCCAGCTGAGCGCTGGCTTCACGACGCTCGTGCCGTTCAGCATCACCAGCGGCTTTCAAATCGGCGTCAACACGATCGAATTCCTCGTCTCGAACGCCGGCGGCCCAACCGGGCTCCGCGTCGACAAGGTTGTCGGCTCGTATCAACTCGTTCCCGAACCGGCGACGATCGCGCTCGGCGGGATGGCGCTTGTAGGAGTCGTCGCGCTGCGGCGACGTGGGAGGACAGCGTCTCTGTAG
- a CDS encoding PEP-CTERM sorting domain-containing protein: MRSTFYGLAAALALTFSLATSLPHAAADPLPGRDLLKFTQKPMINTVIPDINGTVNTYMGHDELSTAYGFTQQPGQVPPVYQGKFMADDFADNLNSPVVHVKWWGSYKNDFIAPQMPVNKFLISFESDVPQSSTQPFSHPGQPLLNQVVQRNPGGNPLAPASGTFAEKLIRGPDPILGESLYEYNAELHLNLDFPEKKDTVYWLKIVAMVDVIPGLTFPAGNPNASPAPVTQWGWHNRDYTIPNPLASPNVSPGETVVGQVGIGTPVWHFQDDSVTGDVRILPTTAGYLSPQIDQQNMVPQKYVDFADGPANNNAAYPPISTFSKDLAFELYTTVPEPTSVALLACGLLGLAWRRKQVI, encoded by the coding sequence ATGCGTTCCACGTTTTACGGCCTCGCCGCCGCACTCGCACTCACCTTCAGTTTGGCTACCTCGTTGCCGCACGCAGCAGCCGATCCGCTGCCGGGCCGCGACCTGCTGAAGTTCACGCAGAAGCCGATGATCAACACGGTCATTCCCGACATCAACGGCACCGTCAACACCTACATGGGACACGACGAGCTGAGCACTGCCTACGGCTTCACCCAGCAGCCCGGGCAAGTCCCGCCGGTCTACCAAGGCAAGTTCATGGCGGACGACTTCGCCGACAACCTCAACAGCCCAGTGGTCCATGTGAAGTGGTGGGGCTCGTACAAGAACGACTTCATCGCCCCGCAGATGCCCGTGAACAAGTTCCTCATCTCGTTCGAGAGCGACGTGCCGCAGAGTTCCACCCAGCCATTCAGTCATCCAGGACAGCCGCTGCTCAACCAAGTGGTGCAACGAAACCCGGGCGGCAACCCGCTGGCCCCCGCCTCCGGCACCTTCGCCGAAAAGCTGATCCGCGGACCCGATCCAATCCTCGGCGAATCGCTCTACGAATACAACGCCGAGCTGCACCTCAATCTCGACTTCCCCGAAAAGAAGGACACCGTCTACTGGTTGAAGATCGTGGCGATGGTCGACGTGATTCCGGGCCTCACGTTTCCGGCCGGCAACCCGAATGCAAGCCCGGCGCCCGTGACGCAATGGGGTTGGCACAACCGCGACTACACGATTCCAAACCCGCTTGCCTCGCCGAATGTCTCGCCCGGCGAAACCGTCGTCGGCCAAGTCGGCATCGGCACGCCGGTGTGGCACTTCCAGGATGATTCGGTGACGGGCGACGTCCGCATCTTGCCGACGACAGCGGGCTACCTCTCGCCGCAAATCGATCAGCAGAACATGGTTCCACAGAAGTACGTCGACTTCGCCGACGGCCCGGCCAACAACAACGCCGCCTACCCGCCAATTAGCACGTTCTCGAAGGACTTGGCGTTCGAGTTATACACGACAGTGCCGGAACCGACGAGCGTCGCGCTACTCGCCTGCGGTTTGCTTGGCCTCGCCTGGAGACGTAAGCAGGTTATTTAG
- a CDS encoding endonuclease/exonuclease/phosphatase family protein, translated as MPVTRILASALLSVVLLVIVQIAHAEPVRVMSFNIWVGGESGEQPIEQTATVIKAARADVVGLQESHGREHDGVRRDAAALLAKQLGWNYFDQGDDDTGVISRYKIVGSTPKKWGVELEMPTGERFWLFNAHFAHAPYQPYQLLKIPYADAPFLETADEAVKSARDARESQVKSMLAEIEAVRGEGKPIFITGDFNEPPALDWTEAAHAAGLHPAVVCWPATAMLQEAGFVDAFRKLYPDPVKQPGFTWTVLTTEDDPSDHHDRIDFVFATRKNIELKSAEIVGERSERADVVVTPYPSDHRAVVVEAELK; from the coding sequence ATGCCTGTTACTCGGATTCTTGCGTCAGCATTGCTGAGCGTTGTTTTACTCGTCATTGTCCAGATCGCGCACGCCGAACCGGTGCGGGTGATGAGCTTCAACATTTGGGTTGGCGGCGAATCGGGCGAGCAGCCAATTGAGCAGACGGCCACGGTGATCAAAGCGGCCCGCGCCGACGTCGTCGGCCTACAAGAATCGCATGGTCGCGAGCACGACGGCGTCCGCCGCGATGCGGCCGCGCTACTGGCGAAGCAACTCGGCTGGAACTATTTCGATCAGGGGGACGACGACACGGGCGTCATCAGCCGTTACAAGATCGTCGGCTCGACGCCGAAGAAGTGGGGCGTCGAGCTTGAAATGCCGACGGGCGAGCGGTTCTGGTTATTCAACGCGCACTTTGCCCACGCCCCCTATCAGCCTTACCAGTTGCTGAAGATTCCGTACGCCGATGCGCCGTTTCTTGAGACGGCTGACGAGGCCGTGAAGTCAGCGCGCGACGCTCGCGAATCGCAAGTGAAGTCGATGCTGGCCGAGATTGAAGCGGTGCGCGGCGAGGGGAAGCCGATTTTCATCACTGGTGATTTTAACGAACCGCCAGCGCTCGATTGGACTGAGGCCGCGCACGCTGCCGGTTTGCATCCGGCAGTCGTTTGCTGGCCTGCGACCGCGATGCTGCAGGAGGCGGGATTCGTCGATGCTTTTCGAAAGCTCTATCCCGATCCAGTGAAGCAACCCGGCTTCACTTGGACGGTGCTCACGACGGAGGATGATCCAAGCGACCACCACGACCGCATCGATTTCGTGTTCGCGACGCGCAAGAACATTGAGCTGAAATCTGCCGAGATCGTGGGGGAGCGAAGCGAGCGGGCGGACGTCGTCGTCACCCCCTACCCTTCCGATCACCGTGCCGTTGTCGTCGAGGCGGAGCTGAAGTGA
- a CDS encoding Gfo/Idh/MocA family protein produces MRRITLLGTGLIGMFYTMSLHGRRGRDRVEVVYSRSNDRAKAFAGEWGVKRFTTSMEDAICDHETDTVIVALPNHLHEAAVIAAAEAGKSVLCTKPLGRNAAEARRMLEAVERAGVFHGYLEDLCYTPKTLHALESVRGGAVGKVLWVRSRETHGGPHSDWFWNKELSGGGAIIDLGCHCVEIARSFIGKEIRPVEVMCWGDTQVHPIDAEDHAVGLVKYENGAVGQFEVSWTFRGGMDLRDEVAGTHGTIWLNHWLRTGLEMFTAIGQSGYVAEKAESATGWLFPVGDEPGALGYVDMFADMFDAIEDRRAPRETFYDGYVVNAILDAAYASLASRQWASVELPIWRGAASSVNVAAIRDYDAEHILLKEERMMDGSLKLIVRSKATGEISERRE; encoded by the coding sequence ATGCGCCGAATCACGCTGCTCGGAACGGGCCTCATCGGCATGTTCTACACGATGTCGCTGCACGGACGGCGGGGTCGCGATCGCGTCGAAGTCGTCTACTCCCGCTCGAACGATCGCGCGAAAGCCTTCGCGGGCGAGTGGGGCGTCAAACGCTTCACCACAAGCATGGAAGATGCAATCTGCGATCACGAGACCGACACGGTGATCGTCGCCCTGCCGAACCACCTCCACGAAGCCGCCGTCATCGCCGCCGCCGAGGCTGGCAAGTCGGTTCTCTGCACCAAGCCGCTCGGTCGCAACGCCGCGGAAGCACGCCGCATGCTCGAAGCCGTCGAGCGAGCCGGCGTCTTCCACGGCTATCTTGAGGACCTCTGCTACACGCCCAAAACGCTCCACGCGCTTGAATCAGTCCGCGGCGGCGCCGTCGGCAAGGTGTTGTGGGTCCGTTCGCGCGAGACTCACGGCGGTCCCCACAGCGATTGGTTTTGGAACAAGGAACTCTCCGGCGGCGGCGCCATCATCGACCTCGGCTGCCACTGCGTTGAAATTGCCCGCAGCTTCATCGGCAAAGAAATTCGCCCCGTCGAAGTGATGTGCTGGGGCGACACGCAAGTCCACCCGATCGACGCCGAAGATCATGCCGTCGGACTCGTGAAATACGAAAACGGCGCTGTCGGCCAGTTCGAGGTGAGTTGGACCTTCCGCGGCGGCATGGACCTGCGTGACGAAGTCGCCGGCACGCACGGCACGATCTGGCTTAACCACTGGCTGCGAACCGGCCTCGAGATGTTCACCGCGATCGGCCAGTCGGGATACGTCGCCGAAAAGGCCGAATCTGCCACCGGCTGGCTCTTCCCCGTCGGCGACGAGCCAGGCGCTCTCGGCTACGTCGACATGTTCGCCGACATGTTCGACGCGATCGAAGATCGCCGCGCCCCGCGCGAAACTTTTTACGACGGCTACGTCGTCAACGCCATTCTCGATGCGGCGTATGCGTCGCTAGCGTCACGCCAATGGGCGTCCGTGGAACTGCCGATCTGGCGCGGCGCCGCCTCGTCCGTCAACGTCGCCGCTATTCGCGACTACGACGCTGAACACATCCTCCTCAAAGAGGAGCGGATGATGGACGGCAGTCTCAAGCTCATCGTCCGCAGCAAAGCAACCGGCGAGATCTCCGAACGCCGAGAGTAG
- the eutC gene encoding ethanolamine ammonia-lyase subunit EutC, whose amino-acid sequence MSENLPAKSNAVTNDPWSTLRSATSARIALGRAGGSLPTHEWLDFKSAHAAARDAVHVEFDAEHLAGQISELGVQTIVVGSAAGDRAEFLQRPDRGRRLAPASQQLLEGFVAPPERFDLAIVVSDGLSALAVQTQAAPLLASLLPLLRADRWRVAPTVVARFGRVALEDQVGALLGAQLALMLLGERPGLGSPDSLGAYLVYDPKLGNTDAQRNCVSNIRPEGLPIPAAAETIRYLLNESRQRQLSGVQLKDQRVLQ is encoded by the coding sequence ATGTCTGAGAACTTGCCCGCCAAATCGAACGCCGTCACGAACGACCCGTGGTCGACGCTGCGCAGCGCAACGAGCGCCCGCATCGCACTGGGCCGCGCGGGGGGGAGCTTGCCGACGCACGAATGGCTCGATTTCAAGTCGGCCCATGCTGCGGCGCGGGACGCCGTGCATGTGGAGTTCGACGCCGAGCACCTCGCGGGCCAGATTTCCGAGCTTGGCGTGCAGACGATTGTCGTCGGCAGCGCGGCAGGCGATCGTGCGGAATTCCTGCAGCGGCCCGACCGCGGGCGCCGGCTAGCTCCCGCATCGCAGCAGTTGCTCGAAGGGTTCGTAGCCCCGCCGGAGCGATTTGATTTGGCGATTGTGGTGAGCGACGGGCTGTCGGCGCTCGCCGTCCAAACGCAAGCGGCGCCGCTGCTCGCTTCGCTGTTGCCGTTGCTACGGGCCGATCGTTGGCGCGTGGCGCCGACCGTCGTCGCCCGTTTCGGACGCGTGGCGCTGGAAGACCAAGTCGGCGCGTTGCTCGGCGCTCAGTTGGCGCTGATGCTGCTCGGCGAGCGGCCGGGGCTCGGCTCGCCCGATAGTCTTGGGGCCTATTTGGTCTACGACCCTAAGTTGGGCAACACCGACGCCCAACGGAATTGCGTTTCGAACATTCGGCCAGAGGGACTGCCGATTCCCGCCGCGGCGGAGACGATTCGCTACTTGCTCAACGAATCGCGCCAGCGCCAGCTGAGCGGCGTGCAGTTGAAAGATCAACGTGTCCTCCAGTAG